One Streptomyces sp. V4I8 genomic window carries:
- a CDS encoding sarcosine oxidase subunit beta family protein translates to MTAEPLPEHPDFLWRNPEPRSSYDVVIVGAGGHGLATAYYLAKNHGITKVAVLEKGWLAGGNMARNTTIIRSNYLWDESAAIYEHALKLWEGLPEELDYDFLFSQRGVLNLAHTLQDVREGVRRVGANRLNGVDAEWLEPDEVAKVCPILNVSTRTRYPVLGGTFQPRAGIAKHDHVAWALARRADELGVDLIQGCEVTGFLKDGDRVVGVDTNRGRIHAGRVGLAAAGHSSVLAERAGVRLPVQSHPLQALVSELHEPVHPTVVMSNHVHVYVSQAHKGELVMGAGVDSYNGYGQRGSFHVIEQQMAAAVELFPVFARAHVLRTWGGIVDVTPDASPIIGTTPVENLYVNCGWGTGGFKATPAAGWTFAHTIATGEPHPLNAPFALDRFRTGALIDEHGAAAVAH, encoded by the coding sequence ATGACCGCCGAGCCGCTGCCGGAGCACCCGGACTTCCTCTGGCGCAATCCCGAGCCGCGCTCCTCGTACGACGTCGTCATCGTCGGCGCGGGCGGCCACGGCCTCGCCACCGCCTACTACCTCGCCAAGAACCACGGCATCACCAAGGTCGCCGTCCTGGAGAAGGGCTGGCTGGCCGGCGGCAACATGGCGCGCAACACCACGATCATCCGCTCCAACTACCTCTGGGACGAGAGCGCGGCGATCTACGAGCACGCGCTCAAGCTGTGGGAGGGGCTCCCGGAGGAGCTGGACTACGACTTCCTGTTCAGCCAGCGCGGCGTCCTCAACCTCGCGCACACCCTCCAGGACGTCCGCGAGGGCGTGCGCCGCGTGGGCGCCAACCGCCTCAACGGAGTCGACGCCGAGTGGCTGGAGCCGGACGAGGTCGCCAAGGTCTGCCCCATCCTCAACGTCTCGACCCGCACCCGCTATCCCGTCCTCGGCGGCACCTTCCAGCCACGGGCCGGCATCGCCAAGCACGACCACGTCGCCTGGGCGCTGGCCCGCCGCGCCGACGAGCTGGGCGTGGACCTGATCCAGGGCTGCGAGGTCACCGGCTTCCTCAAGGACGGCGACCGGGTCGTGGGCGTCGACACCAACCGCGGCCGCATCCACGCCGGCCGGGTCGGCCTCGCGGCCGCCGGACACAGCAGTGTGCTGGCCGAGCGGGCGGGCGTGAGGCTGCCGGTGCAGTCGCATCCGCTCCAGGCACTCGTCTCCGAACTGCACGAGCCGGTGCACCCGACGGTCGTCATGTCGAACCACGTGCACGTCTATGTGTCCCAGGCACACAAGGGCGAGCTGGTGATGGGCGCGGGCGTCGACTCGTACAACGGCTACGGGCAGCGCGGCTCCTTCCACGTCATCGAGCAGCAGATGGCCGCCGCCGTCGAACTGTTCCCCGTCTTCGCCCGCGCGCACGTGCTGCGCACCTGGGGCGGCATCGTCGACGTCACCCCCGACGCCTCCCCGATCATCGGCACCACCCCCGTCGAGAACCTCTACGTCAACTGCGGCTGGGGAACCGGCGGTTTCAAGGCCACCCCGGCCGCCGGCTGGACCTTCGCGCACACCATCGCCACGGGTGAGCCGCATCCGCTGAACGCCCCCTTCGCCCTCGACCGGTTCCGGACGGGCGCGTTGATCGACGAACACGGCGCCGCCGCCGTGGCCCACTGA
- a CDS encoding sarcosine oxidase subunit delta, with the protein MLLISCPWCGPRDETEYHYGGQAHIPYPETPADLSDEQWAEYVFYRDNPKGPFAERWVHSTGCRRWFNVLRDTLTNEVLASYRPDEPRPELHQAGGNR; encoded by the coding sequence GTGCTGCTGATCAGCTGCCCCTGGTGCGGTCCGCGTGACGAGACCGAGTACCACTACGGCGGACAGGCCCACATCCCCTACCCCGAGACCCCCGCGGACCTCAGCGACGAGCAGTGGGCCGAGTACGTCTTCTACCGCGACAACCCCAAGGGCCCCTTCGCCGAGCGCTGGGTGCACAGCACCGGCTGCCGCCGCTGGTTCAACGTCCTGCGCGACACCCTGACCAACGAAGTGCTGGCCTCCTACCGGCCCGACGAGCCCCGCCCCGAACTGCACCAGGCCGGAGGGAACCGATGA